Proteins encoded by one window of bacterium:
- a CDS encoding medium chain dehydrogenase/reductase family protein, whose amino-acid sequence MRQVWIPKIGGPEVLELREAPDPQAKAGELRIRVKAAGINFADLLARQGLYPDAPKLPAVVGYEVAGIIDQAGPGTKFKPGDRAGAITRFGGYSDTVVVPEDFAFPLPAKLSFEEAAAIPVNYLTAWLMLIHQGNLQKGDKVLVHAAAGGVGQAALQICLWRGAEVFGTASSSKHPRLQELGVAHCIDYHRADFEAEVKRLTEGRGVDIVLDAVGGESYRKSYRCLGSLGKLMMFGISSFSPGDSRHLLSVLRGLWRMPSFKPIALMNKNRGVMGFNLGHLWDRRGLLAQSLREILGLIEAGALRPVVDRSFPFEQAAEAHAYLHGHKNFGKVLLSA is encoded by the coding sequence ATGCGCCAAGTCTGGATTCCCAAAATCGGCGGTCCCGAGGTCCTCGAGCTCCGGGAAGCGCCCGATCCCCAAGCCAAGGCCGGCGAGCTCCGCATCCGGGTCAAGGCCGCGGGTATCAATTTCGCCGACTTGCTGGCCCGCCAGGGGCTTTATCCCGACGCGCCCAAGCTGCCGGCCGTGGTCGGCTATGAAGTAGCCGGCATTATCGACCAAGCCGGTCCCGGGACCAAATTCAAGCCGGGCGACCGGGCCGGGGCCATCACCCGCTTCGGCGGCTACAGCGACACCGTCGTGGTTCCCGAGGATTTCGCCTTTCCATTGCCGGCCAAGCTTTCCTTCGAGGAAGCGGCCGCGATCCCGGTCAACTATCTCACGGCTTGGCTCATGCTGATCCATCAAGGCAATCTTCAGAAGGGCGACAAGGTTCTGGTTCATGCCGCCGCCGGCGGCGTCGGGCAGGCCGCGCTCCAAATTTGCCTATGGCGGGGAGCCGAGGTTTTCGGAACGGCCAGCTCCTCGAAGCATCCGCGGCTCCAAGAGCTCGGGGTGGCGCATTGCATCGACTATCATCGGGCCGATTTCGAGGCCGAGGTGAAGCGGCTCACCGAAGGCCGGGGCGTCGACATCGTCTTGGACGCCGTTGGCGGGGAATCCTATCGCAAAAGCTACCGCTGCCTCGGGTCGCTGGGCAAACTGATGATGTTCGGCATCTCCAGCTTCAGCCCCGGTGACAGCCGTCACCTGCTCTCGGTGCTGCGGGGGCTATGGCGAATGCCCTCCTTCAAACCCATCGCGCTGATGAATAAGAACCGCGGCGTCATGGGCTTCAACTTGGGCCATCTTTGGGACCGCCGGGGTTTGCTCGCCCAATCCTTGCGCGAAATTCTAGGCCTGATCGAAGCCGGAGCGCTTCGGCCCGTCGTCGACCGTAGCTTTCCTTTCGAGCAGGCGGCCGAAGCCCATGCTTACCTTCATGGCCACAAAAATTTCGGAAAGGTGCTGCTCAGCGCTTGA
- a CDS encoding thrombospondin type 3 repeat-containing protein, protein MATQRLLAIFGLLALLAFALPAGAVPGDEDDDGIADEVDNCVFFYNPDQADADMDGTGNACDPDFEQCFDVTDNDGDGLFDCEDPDCATDFCCIDTDGDFWPDCFDNCIDVPNFGQEDLDGDFIGDACEDEDSDGLTDANDNCVSVPNPDQADTDSDGEGNACDGVESLCNNGASDDTDDLVDCEDPDCATRQICLPPPDSDGDGVPNATDNCPQDFNPDQADNDGEGAGNVCDRSPDGSVDGEDSNLGDPAVDNGGGCGLSAAGETEKVGPWLACLALPGLAWAWRHRSMRRCKK, encoded by the coding sequence ATGGCGACCCAACGTCTTTTGGCCATCTTCGGACTCTTGGCGCTGCTCGCCTTCGCCTTGCCCGCTGGCGCGGTTCCCGGTGACGAGGACGACGACGGCATCGCCGATGAGGTCGACAACTGCGTCTTTTTCTACAATCCCGACCAAGCCGACGCCGACATGGACGGCACCGGCAACGCTTGCGACCCCGACTTCGAGCAATGCTTCGACGTCACGGACAACGACGGCGACGGCCTCTTCGACTGCGAGGACCCCGATTGCGCGACCGATTTCTGCTGCATCGACACCGACGGGGACTTTTGGCCCGATTGTTTCGACAATTGCATCGACGTCCCGAATTTCGGCCAGGAGGACCTCGACGGTGACTTCATCGGCGACGCCTGCGAGGATGAAGATTCCGACGGCTTGACCGATGCCAATGACAACTGCGTCAGCGTGCCGAACCCCGATCAAGCCGACACCGACTCGGACGGCGAAGGCAATGCCTGCGACGGCGTCGAGTCGCTCTGCAACAACGGAGCTTCCGACGACACCGACGATTTGGTCGATTGCGAGGACCCGGACTGCGCCACCCGCCAAATATGCCTGCCGCCGCCGGACAGCGACGGCGACGGTGTGCCCAACGCAACCGACAACTGCCCCCAGGACTTCAACCCCGACCAAGCCGACAATGACGGCGAGGGAGCGGGCAACGTTTGCGACCGCAGCCCCGACGGCAGCGTCGATGGCGAGGACTCCAATCTGGGAGATCCCGCGGTCGACAACGGCGGGGGCTGTGGGCTGAGCGCCGCCGGCGAAACCGAAAAGGTCGGGCCTTGGCTGGCCTGCCTGGCCCTTCCGGGCCTGGCCTGGGCTTGGCGTCACCGATCGATGCGCCGGTGCAAAAAATAG
- a CDS encoding YkgJ family cysteine cluster protein: protein MMRPFHLGAKKYLIAPMRQSLRSCFGILKNLLWFDVWLVVQLLFGMVHWGDRIAWKILGYEKKTRYVRMGACQRSGMCCQTLAIELPSAWIRRPWVLRLAWGWYSRIHNFQAAGAPQGRLLPLNCGYLRGGNLCTIYPYRPKLCREYPATSLFGKVELHRGCGFWFLERAKVGSFGEKLAEKEHEQASLPSA, encoded by the coding sequence ATGATGCGCCCCTTCCATCTTGGGGCCAAGAAGTATTTAATAGCTCCCATGCGGCAAAGCCTAAGGTCCTGCTTCGGAATCCTGAAAAACCTGCTCTGGTTCGACGTCTGGCTGGTGGTTCAACTCCTCTTCGGGATGGTCCATTGGGGCGACCGCATCGCCTGGAAAATATTGGGCTACGAGAAGAAGACCCGCTACGTCCGGATGGGCGCTTGCCAGCGCAGCGGAATGTGCTGCCAGACTCTCGCCATCGAGCTGCCTTCGGCCTGGATTCGCCGCCCCTGGGTCCTGCGCTTGGCCTGGGGCTGGTACAGCCGGATTCATAACTTCCAGGCCGCCGGCGCTCCCCAAGGCCGGCTGCTGCCCCTGAACTGCGGTTACCTGCGGGGTGGGAACCTCTGCACCATCTATCCCTACCGGCCCAAGCTCTGCCGGGAATACCCGGCGACCTCTCTATTTGGGAAGGTCGAGCTGCACCGAGGCTGTGGGTTCTGGTTTCTGGAAAGAGCGAAGGTCGGGAGCTTCGGAGAGAAGCTCGCCGAGAAGGAGCACGAGCAGGCTAGTCTTCCTTCGGCTTAG
- a CDS encoding MgtC/SapB family protein — translation MDYTPVRDFLIALFIGALVGIERERRKVKEGSEIRGLRSFILIAEAGAVSAWLAVKTGFLWIFPISLIGMILVLMSGYWLAKREDDTAFGLTTEIASVVVFLLAGAVPFGYPETALALAIVASVVLAYKDPLHGLVAKIGTEDLYAILKLLVATFIVLPILPNRSVDPLEALNPYKLWLLVILISSLSLIGYVASRWLGQQRGAAVTGLTGGLVSSTAVTLFFAKSSREEGGVGKGVLTGILLAWAVMFIRVLIEVAVVHKPLVPVIAYPFAAMTGMAAFVAALAYLRKKKEEHASGRGPEVQLKNPFSLTAAIRFAFFFALILVIVKLAQRYLPGAGMYGVAALAGTTDVDAITLSMAKYAQEGGEAAVAAIAITIASLVNTSVKAGIVVMLGAKEAKVQILFAAAAILAAGAAALYFSI, via the coding sequence ATGGACTATACACCGGTGCGGGACTTCTTGATCGCTCTTTTTATCGGGGCCCTCGTTGGCATCGAGCGGGAGCGGCGGAAGGTCAAAGAGGGATCGGAGATCCGCGGGCTGCGGTCTTTCATCTTGATCGCCGAGGCCGGCGCCGTTTCGGCGTGGTTGGCGGTGAAGACCGGATTCCTCTGGATATTTCCCATTTCGCTGATTGGGATGATTCTGGTCCTGATGAGCGGCTATTGGTTGGCGAAGCGTGAAGACGACACGGCTTTCGGACTTACCACCGAGATAGCCTCGGTCGTCGTTTTTTTGCTCGCGGGAGCGGTGCCCTTCGGTTATCCCGAAACGGCCTTGGCCTTGGCCATCGTGGCATCGGTGGTTTTGGCTTACAAAGATCCTCTGCACGGCTTGGTGGCCAAGATCGGGACCGAGGACCTTTACGCCATCCTCAAGCTGCTGGTCGCGACTTTCATCGTCCTGCCGATTTTGCCCAACCGGTCGGTGGACCCGCTCGAGGCCTTGAATCCTTATAAACTCTGGCTCCTGGTGATTCTGATCTCGAGCCTCTCGCTGATCGGCTATGTCGCCAGCCGCTGGCTCGGCCAGCAGCGCGGCGCCGCCGTCACCGGTTTGACCGGCGGCCTGGTCTCTTCCACCGCGGTCACGCTCTTTTTCGCGAAAAGCAGCCGGGAGGAGGGCGGGGTTGGGAAGGGGGTGCTCACCGGGATTCTGCTGGCTTGGGCGGTGATGTTCATCCGGGTCTTGATCGAGGTCGCCGTGGTGCACAAGCCATTGGTGCCGGTGATCGCGTATCCTTTCGCCGCAATGACGGGAATGGCGGCGTTTGTCGCGGCCTTGGCCTATCTGCGAAAGAAGAAAGAGGAGCACGCCTCCGGTCGCGGGCCCGAGGTGCAGCTGAAGAATCCTTTCAGCCTCACGGCGGCCATCCGCTTCGCATTTTTCTTCGCCTTGATTTTGGTCATCGTGAAGCTGGCTCAGCGCTATTTGCCGGGGGCCGGAATGTACGGTGTCGCCGCCCTGGCCGGAACCACCGACGTCGACGCGATCACCTTGTCGATGGCAAAGTACGCCCAAGAGGGCGGAGAAGCCGCCGTCGCCGCGATCGCGATCACGATTGCCTCCTTGGTCAACACCTCGGTCAAAGCCGGCATCGTGGTGATGCTGGGCGCCAAGGAGGCGAAGGTGCAAATCCTCTTCGCCGCCGCCGCCATTCTCGCCGCCGGCGCCGCCGCGCTGTATTTTTCCATATAA
- a CDS encoding ferritin-like domain-containing protein, giving the protein MAPSIVIESREHLIGWLGEAAEIEHNLMCCYLYAMFGLKRSVEEGLSEEELAAVERWRKVMLGVALEEMNHLTLVGNLTTAVGGSPHFGRPNFPTDPGPYPADLVMELAPFNLDTLDHFIYVERPENQAYPDGATFERGYSYVREPLSGRLMPSAGTYPTVGSLYQSIRQSIAALVEKIGEKRLFCGCPTIQIGPLESQLPGLNVIRDQASANLALDTIVTQGEGAAVEEGSHFARFLQIRREYEELLKKNPAFVPGRPVARNPVMRSPIKSAGRVWVTEPLASRYIDMANAIYTLMLRVLVQIYSITGRSRESKRALLDTSYALMHSLVPIAETLTRMNANKDLPGVNAGMSFAMLRSLAPLEAYSEKAVLTERMNEVLSGFKVLQAEVGSFGRDHPELASCLAQLRRAAEPIERARDALLKVEWKPPLHGAAPAPKAPASAAAANSLPAALPESPQIERAEAKEITISFEGKRCIHARHCVTLLPGVFKANAPGRWLFPDQAEAEDLAAAIRQCPSGALQYRRRNESLNEKGPDVNLIHLRENGPYAFRADIRLDGKPIGYRATLCRCGQSKNKPFCDSAHRKINFQASGEPATLEDAELSERNGPLLVEPTLNGPLRVQGNLEICCGTGRVVLRTTEARLCRCGHSKNKPLCDGSHVAAGFKSD; this is encoded by the coding sequence ATGGCCCCCTCCATCGTGATCGAATCTCGAGAGCACCTCATCGGTTGGCTCGGCGAGGCCGCCGAGATCGAGCATAACCTGATGTGCTGTTACCTTTACGCGATGTTCGGGCTCAAGCGCTCGGTCGAGGAAGGGTTGAGCGAAGAAGAGTTGGCTGCCGTCGAGCGGTGGCGCAAGGTCATGTTGGGGGTGGCCTTGGAGGAGATGAACCACCTCACTTTGGTGGGAAATCTCACCACCGCCGTCGGCGGCTCGCCTCATTTCGGCCGCCCCAACTTTCCGACCGATCCCGGACCCTATCCGGCGGACCTGGTCATGGAGCTGGCGCCCTTCAATTTGGATACCCTCGATCATTTCATCTACGTCGAAAGGCCGGAAAACCAGGCCTATCCCGATGGAGCCACCTTCGAACGAGGTTACAGCTATGTCCGCGAACCCTTGAGCGGGCGCTTGATGCCCTCGGCCGGGACTTATCCGACGGTCGGCTCGCTCTATCAGTCGATCCGCCAGAGCATCGCGGCCTTGGTCGAAAAGATCGGCGAGAAGCGGCTCTTTTGCGGCTGCCCGACCATTCAAATCGGCCCGCTTGAATCGCAGCTGCCGGGGCTCAATGTCATCCGCGATCAGGCTTCGGCCAACTTGGCCTTGGATACGATCGTCACCCAAGGCGAGGGAGCGGCGGTCGAGGAGGGATCCCACTTCGCGCGCTTTCTGCAGATTCGGCGGGAATACGAAGAGCTGCTTAAAAAGAATCCGGCCTTCGTTCCGGGCCGGCCGGTGGCCCGCAATCCGGTGATGCGCTCGCCGATCAAGTCGGCCGGCCGGGTTTGGGTGACCGAGCCCTTGGCCTCGCGCTACATCGACATGGCCAATGCCATTTACACTTTGATGCTGCGGGTCTTGGTCCAGATTTACTCGATCACCGGCCGCTCCCGCGAATCCAAGCGGGCGCTGCTCGATACTTCTTACGCCTTGATGCACAGCTTGGTCCCGATCGCCGAAACTCTCACTCGGATGAACGCCAACAAGGATTTACCCGGGGTCAACGCCGGGATGAGCTTTGCGATGCTGCGCTCCTTGGCCCCGCTCGAAGCCTATTCGGAAAAGGCGGTGCTCACCGAGCGCATGAATGAGGTCCTGTCCGGTTTCAAGGTTTTGCAAGCAGAAGTGGGGAGCTTCGGCCGCGATCATCCCGAGCTCGCCTCTTGCTTGGCCCAGCTCCGCCGGGCCGCCGAGCCCATCGAACGGGCGCGGGATGCCCTGCTGAAAGTGGAGTGGAAGCCGCCGCTCCATGGCGCCGCGCCGGCCCCGAAAGCACCGGCGTCCGCCGCAGCGGCCAATTCCCTTCCGGCGGCGCTTCCCGAAAGTCCCCAGATCGAGCGGGCCGAGGCCAAGGAGATCACGATCAGCTTCGAAGGCAAGCGCTGCATCCACGCCCGCCACTGCGTGACTCTGCTGCCTGGGGTCTTCAAGGCCAATGCTCCCGGACGCTGGCTCTTCCCGGACCAGGCCGAGGCCGAGGACTTGGCCGCCGCGATTCGGCAATGCCCCTCGGGCGCCCTCCAATACCGGCGCCGCAACGAAAGTCTCAATGAGAAGGGTCCGGACGTGAATTTGATCCATCTGCGAGAGAATGGGCCTTACGCTTTCCGGGCCGACATCCGCCTCGACGGAAAGCCGATCGGCTATCGCGCCACGCTCTGCCGCTGTGGCCAATCCAAAAACAAACCCTTCTGCGACTCGGCTCACCGAAAAATCAATTTCCAGGCCAGCGGCGAGCCGGCGACGCTCGAAGACGCCGAGCTGTCCGAACGGAACGGGCCCTTGCTGGTGGAGCCGACGCTCAACGGCCCCCTGCGAGTCCAGGGCAACCTTGAAATCTGCTGCGGCACCGGCCGGGTGGTTTTGCGCACCACCGAGGCCCGGCTTTGCCGCTGCGGTCACTCCAAAAACAAGCCGCTCTGCGACGGATCCCACGTGGCGGCTGGATTCAAAAGCGATTGA
- a CDS encoding VTT domain-containing protein has translation MQYRRLFILLAMVAALVGAMALDPVHGTVASALEWAKQVIRHHEALGLLVFVLLSALSAVLFFFSTAVIVPVAIYSWGKPATILLLWVSWMLGAAASYWIGRRPGRKLAKWLVRPKQVAKYEKKITAKANFPLVLLFQTAVPSEIPGYVLGALRYGFGKYLGARALAEVPFAIAAVYLGESFLRRQYLPVIAIAIGGILFSGLALYFLHRRIDR, from the coding sequence ATGCAATACCGCCGATTGTTCATCCTGCTCGCGATGGTCGCCGCTTTGGTGGGAGCCATGGCCTTGGATCCGGTCCATGGCACCGTTGCCAGCGCGCTCGAATGGGCCAAGCAAGTCATCCGCCATCACGAAGCCTTGGGATTGTTGGTTTTTGTCCTGCTTTCGGCCTTATCCGCGGTTCTATTTTTCTTCTCGACGGCGGTGATCGTGCCGGTGGCCATCTATTCCTGGGGCAAGCCGGCAACGATCCTGCTATTGTGGGTCAGTTGGATGCTGGGCGCGGCGGCTTCCTATTGGATCGGCCGGCGTCCGGGAAGGAAATTGGCGAAATGGCTGGTGCGCCCCAAGCAGGTCGCCAAATATGAAAAGAAGATCACGGCCAAGGCTAATTTCCCGCTGGTGCTGTTGTTTCAAACCGCGGTGCCCTCGGAGATTCCGGGCTATGTCCTGGGAGCCTTGCGCTACGGGTTTGGCAAATACCTCGGCGCTCGAGCCTTGGCCGAGGTGCCGTTTGCCATCGCGGCGGTTTATCTCGGCGAGTCCTTTCTCCGCCGGCAGTACCTTCCGGTGATCGCGATTGCGATCGGAGGAATCCTCTTTTCGGGCCTAGCCCTCTATTTTTTGCACCGGCGCATCGATCGGTGA
- a CDS encoding thrombospondin type 3 repeat-containing protein, with amino-acid sequence MKHLIPVLCAFLLLWGCSDSNPSEAELLRVAKLEGASVSQQNSLDAATVAAKAILSALGLANASGLELTATSGFDCRAGLGALLDTLFEGSLSVGGDCESLSDEGCSHLFEGRVHFNSLLLGPPGRILSGTHDARLRIDFPGCGAKLDGAALSLSLSGSAIAGDLNLLQVNAAFLVGVDPNGGAVSLTPQFLDALGQFRGLNCRSSLETSVCFVDGDGDLVDDDFDNCRAEANFEQTDSDGDGVGDTCDNCPITPNADQAGGSEDGRGDACLHICAPGLELCGTSDDCPAELLCLGGCCQGECPEAPFASLSCRQADELNEAHGLEGGCGAFSQECNADGCCQLFAFPDPPADFCNDPPELGGLCQGPGGTGFCSAQFGNDICFLFESDPELCPPISDEFPANVDCGPPFGQRVCNDLITVGIGSLELTCNGVCCVEP; translated from the coding sequence ATGAAACATTTAATCCCTGTCCTTTGCGCCTTTCTGCTTCTGTGGGGCTGCTCCGACTCCAACCCGTCGGAAGCCGAGCTGTTGAGGGTGGCCAAGCTGGAAGGAGCCAGCGTGAGCCAGCAAAACAGCCTGGATGCAGCCACGGTCGCCGCCAAAGCCATCCTTTCGGCATTGGGGCTGGCGAATGCCTCAGGCCTCGAATTGACCGCGACTTCAGGCTTCGATTGCCGGGCCGGGCTCGGCGCCTTGCTCGACACCCTGTTCGAAGGATCGCTGTCGGTCGGCGGCGATTGCGAGTCGTTGAGCGACGAAGGCTGCTCCCACCTGTTCGAAGGCCGGGTCCATTTCAACTCTCTGCTCTTAGGGCCGCCGGGGCGGATCCTCTCGGGGACCCACGACGCCCGATTGCGGATCGATTTTCCGGGTTGCGGGGCCAAGCTCGACGGCGCGGCCCTCAGCCTGTCGCTCTCGGGATCGGCGATCGCCGGCGACTTGAATCTCCTCCAAGTCAATGCCGCCTTCCTGGTCGGTGTTGACCCAAACGGCGGAGCGGTGAGCTTGACGCCGCAATTCCTCGATGCGCTGGGCCAATTTCGCGGCTTGAATTGCCGCTCTTCCCTCGAGACCTCGGTTTGCTTCGTCGACGGGGACGGCGACTTGGTCGACGATGACTTCGACAACTGCCGGGCTGAGGCCAATTTCGAGCAAACCGACAGCGATGGCGACGGTGTGGGCGACACTTGCGACAACTGCCCGATCACCCCGAACGCCGACCAAGCCGGCGGCAGCGAAGACGGGCGCGGCGACGCCTGCCTCCACATTTGCGCTCCCGGCCTGGAGCTTTGCGGGACCTCGGACGATTGCCCGGCCGAGCTGCTCTGCCTTGGCGGCTGCTGCCAGGGCGAGTGTCCCGAGGCTCCCTTCGCCTCGCTGAGCTGCCGCCAAGCCGACGAGCTGAACGAAGCCCACGGCCTCGAAGGCGGCTGCGGAGCCTTCTCGCAAGAATGCAACGCCGACGGCTGCTGCCAGCTATTCGCGTTTCCCGATCCGCCGGCTGATTTCTGCAACGACCCGCCCGAATTAGGCGGCTTGTGCCAGGGACCGGGGGGAACCGGCTTCTGCTCGGCCCAATTCGGCAACGACATTTGTTTCCTCTTCGAATCCGATCCGGAGCTCTGCCCTCCGATCAGCGATGAGTTCCCGGCCAATGTCGACTGCGGGCCGCCCTTCGGCCAAAGGGTCTGCAATGATTTGATCACCGTCGGCATCGGCAGCCTCGAGTTGACTTGCAACGGCGTTTGCTGCGTGGAGCCCTAG